In Thermodesulfobacteriota bacterium, a single window of DNA contains:
- a CDS encoding SAP domain-containing protein, translating into MNFNEVRRMAKNLGVNTARRNKTDIIRAIQRAENNIDCYATDRVNNCYEDLCLWKSECLSINNNGKITLK; encoded by the coding sequence ATGAACTTTAACGAGGTTAGAAGAATGGCTAAAAATCTGGGTGTAAACACAGCGAGAAGGAACAAGACAGATATAATCAGGGCAATTCAACGAGCGGAAAATAACATCGATTGCTACGCCACAGACAGAGTGAACAACTGTTATGAGGACTTATGCTTATGGAAAAGTGAGTGTCTTTCCATAAATAATAATGGGAAAATTACCCTGAAATGA
- the glgC gene encoding glucose-1-phosphate adenylyltransferase: MRDVLAMIMAGGMGERLYPLTRDRAKPAVPFGGIYRLIDFTLSNCINSGVRKIAVLTQYKSLSLEQHLRLGWSIFDSELDEYIFPIPPQMRINGDWYKGTADSIYQNLYFADTVNPGYFLILSADHIYKMDYSRMLAFHKEKDADATVATIEVDQEVSSQFGIMKVNDEGRVIGFEEKPKKLELLSPNNTLSANMGVYIFNSEILREFLEEDACKKSHHDFGKDIIPAMIRSARVFAYNFRDENKKESKYWRDVGTIDAYFDANMDLVSPDPKFNFYDTDWPIRTYQGQYPPAKTVFAQEYPGGRMGACLDSIVSGGCIISGGRVQNSVLSPLVRVNSYADIRESVLMEGVEVGRYCKIRRAIIDKGVKVPPGTEIGYDMEDDSKRFFVSDGGIVVIARGTKLLFTKREPLRIQEAVDYVHTHGVANWN; this comes from the coding sequence ATGAGGGATGTATTGGCCATGATTATGGCAGGGGGGATGGGTGAACGGCTCTATCCATTAACACGTGATAGAGCCAAACCAGCAGTGCCCTTTGGAGGAATATATCGCCTGATCGACTTTACCTTGAGTAACTGTATCAATTCCGGTGTGCGTAAGATCGCAGTCCTTACCCAATACAAGTCACTGTCTCTGGAACAGCATCTCAGGTTGGGCTGGAGTATATTCGATTCAGAACTTGACGAATATATATTCCCAATTCCTCCCCAGATGAGAATCAACGGAGATTGGTACAAGGGAACAGCTGACAGTATATACCAGAACCTGTACTTTGCCGATACTGTAAACCCCGGATATTTTCTAATCCTTTCTGCTGATCATATCTATAAGATGGACTATTCCAGGATGCTTGCCTTTCATAAAGAAAAAGATGCTGATGCTACTGTAGCCACCATAGAGGTGGATCAGGAGGTGAGTTCTCAGTTTGGTATTATGAAGGTTAATGATGAAGGCAGGGTAATCGGTTTTGAGGAGAAGCCTAAAAAACTCGAATTATTGTCCCCTAATAATACACTCTCCGCCAATATGGGGGTTTATATCTTTAATAGTGAAATCCTGAGAGAATTTCTGGAGGAGGACGCCTGTAAAAAGAGTCATCACGATTTTGGCAAGGATATCATCCCTGCGATGATCCGCAGTGCCAGGGTATTTGCCTATAACTTCAGGGACGAGAATAAAAAAGAGTCCAAATACTGGAGGGATGTGGGTACCATCGATGCCTATTTTGATGCCAATATGGACCTGGTGTCGCCAGACCCTAAGTTCAATTTTTATGACACTGACTGGCCCATACGTACATATCAGGGACAGTACCCTCCTGCCAAAACCGTCTTTGCCCAGGAATATCCCGGGGGAAGGATGGGTGCTTGTCTGGATTCTATAGTTTCGGGGGGGTGCATCATCAGTGGTGGGAGAGTGCAGAACTCTGTTCTCTCTCCACTGGTTCGTGTCAACAGCTACGCTGACATCAGGGAATCCGTCCTGATGGAAGGTGTGGAGGTTGGCAGGTATTGTAAGATCAGGAGGGCAATCATAGACAAAGGAGTAAAGGTGCCCCCGGGGACAGAGATAGGCTATGATATGGAAGATGATAGTAAGCGCTTTTTTGTAAGTGACGGAGGGATCGTTGTTATCGCCAGAGGTACGAAACTCTTGTTTACAAAGAGAGAACCCCTGAGGATACAGGAGGCTGTTGATTATGTTCATACCCATGGAGTGGCTAATTGGAACTAG
- a CDS encoding universal stress protein, which yields MVEIKRILFCHDFSETADFAFPYAILIAEKFSAPLYIIHVVEESFQHWTYMEPFFAGDTLVKIFEEIEKKVREQLEDICKSMATMLKGYYPIIAKGIPFSEIIHTANEKKIDLIIMGTHGRTGLGRVLFGSVAQRVVRRATCPVLTVRMPAKESEGH from the coding sequence ATGGTAGAGATAAAGCGTATTTTATTCTGCCACGATTTTTCTGAGACCGCCGATTTTGCTTTTCCGTATGCTATATTAATAGCAGAGAAGTTCTCGGCTCCGTTGTATATCATCCATGTGGTGGAAGAGAGTTTCCAGCATTGGACATATATGGAACCCTTTTTTGCCGGGGATACTCTGGTAAAGATTTTTGAAGAAATAGAAAAAAAAGTCAGAGAACAGCTTGAGGATATATGTAAATCCATGGCCACCATGCTTAAGGGATACTACCCTATCATAGCCAAAGGGATACCATTTTCGGAAATCATACATACAGCGAATGAAAAGAAAATCGATCTTATTATTATGGGCACCCACGGGCGTACAGGCTTAGGACGTGTGCTTTTTGGGAGTGTGGCACAGAGGGTTGTAAGGAGGGCTACATGTCCTGTTTTGACTGTGCGTATGCCGGCAAAAGAATCTGAAGGGCATTAG
- the polX gene encoding DNA polymerase/3'-5' exonuclease PolX — protein MKNLEIAKIFNNIADLLEIRGDNPFKIRAYRRAALNLESIAEDLATISARGDLKEIPGIGKDLSLKIEEYLHTGYMIYYEELKKEIPESLLDLIAIQGVGPKKAKLFHETLGITSIDELQDMAQSHQLHGLPGIKEKTEENILRGIAFYRQGVERMTLGYAIAISKRLTDQLRGIPGIEQIDSAGSLRRRMETIGDIDILVSSSSPHEVMDAFIHLPDVRQVLGKGTTKSSVLTQEGYHVDIRVVQQDQYGAALAYFTGSKAHNIRTREMAVKKGFKISEYGIFDEKSGNRIAGEKEEDIYRLLGIPFIPPELREDRGEIETAIKGTLPNLIQREDIKADLHVHSHYSDGAHSIREIAEGAMKMGYEYVAITDHSQSLGVAGGVSIDTLIAKIEETEKVNRELSGIRVLCGTEVDVRLDGTLDYPEDVLSKLDIVIASIHSGFKRSREEQTERIIHAMRNPHVHIIGHLTGRLLKEREGYEVNLDEILKVSVETGTALEVNAYPQRLDLNDIGCRRAKELGAKVVINTDAHVLSQMDYMELGVAVARRGWLEKEDVLNTLDVESFLKAIKKN, from the coding sequence ATGAAAAATCTTGAGATTGCAAAGATATTCAATAACATCGCCGATCTCCTGGAAATCAGAGGAGATAATCCCTTTAAGATAAGGGCGTACAGAAGGGCGGCGTTGAATCTGGAGAGCATTGCGGAAGACCTGGCAACCATCTCTGCCAGGGGAGATCTCAAAGAGATTCCCGGCATTGGGAAAGACCTTTCCCTGAAGATTGAGGAATACCTGCATACCGGGTACATGATCTATTATGAGGAACTAAAGAAGGAAATACCGGAAAGCCTCCTTGACCTGATCGCCATTCAGGGAGTTGGTCCCAAAAAAGCCAAGCTCTTTCATGAGACCCTTGGGATAACGAGTATTGATGAACTCCAGGACATGGCACAGTCTCACCAACTCCATGGTCTTCCCGGCATCAAGGAGAAGACCGAAGAGAATATCCTGAGGGGTATTGCTTTCTACAGGCAAGGGGTTGAAAGGATGACCCTGGGATATGCTATTGCCATATCGAAAAGGTTAACCGATCAACTCAGAGGGATTCCCGGTATAGAGCAGATAGATTCTGCCGGAAGCCTGAGACGCCGAATGGAGACTATTGGCGATATTGATATCCTGGTATCGTCGAGTTCGCCACATGAGGTCATGGATGCATTCATCCATCTGCCGGATGTCAGGCAGGTCCTGGGAAAGGGAACGACTAAGTCGAGTGTGCTTACCCAGGAAGGATACCATGTGGACATTAGGGTAGTACAGCAGGATCAGTATGGTGCAGCTTTAGCCTATTTTACCGGCTCCAAGGCTCACAATATCCGAACCCGGGAAATGGCTGTAAAAAAGGGGTTCAAGATAAGCGAATACGGCATCTTTGATGAGAAATCCGGCAACCGGATAGCAGGGGAAAAGGAGGAAGACATTTACCGGCTTCTGGGCATTCCTTTCATACCTCCGGAACTTCGGGAGGACAGGGGAGAGATCGAAACTGCCATTAAGGGTACTCTTCCAAACCTTATTCAAAGAGAGGACATTAAGGCTGACCTTCACGTCCACAGCCATTACAGCGATGGGGCACATTCCATCAGAGAAATTGCAGAAGGTGCAATGAAAATGGGCTACGAATACGTGGCAATTACTGATCACTCGCAGTCCTTAGGGGTTGCAGGGGGGGTCAGTATTGACACCCTGATAGCCAAGATAGAAGAGACTGAAAAAGTCAATCGTGAACTTTCGGGGATCCGGGTCCTTTGTGGAACAGAGGTTGATGTTCGTCTCGATGGTACCCTTGACTACCCGGAAGATGTCCTCTCAAAGCTGGATATTGTCATCGCATCTATTCATTCCGGATTCAAAAGGAGCAGGGAGGAACAGACTGAGAGAATTATTCATGCCATGAGAAACCCTCATGTGCACATCATCGGACATCTAACAGGAAGGCTTTTGAAGGAACGTGAGGGTTATGAGGTCAACCTGGATGAGATACTAAAGGTTTCCGTAGAGACCGGAACAGCCCTTGAGGTCAATGCCTATCCCCAGAGACTGGACCTGAACGACATTGGATGCAGGCGGGCTAAAGAACTGGGGGCAAAGGTTGTTATTAATACCGATGCCCATGTGCTTTCCCAGATGGACTATATGGAGCTTGGGGTAGCCGTCGCAAGAAGGGGGTGGCTTGAAAAGGAGGACGTTCTGAATACCCTCGATGTTGAGTCCTTTCTGAAAGCGATTAAAAAAAATTGA
- a CDS encoding nitroreductase produces MDIVEAIKTRKSIRNFKPDAVPKETLREILEIARLAPSAMNTQPWEFIVLSGNVLENIKRGNVEKLNSGASPHPEHSVVGWPSDSVYRHRQVELAKQLFSLMDIPREDKKKRAEWMERGFRYFDAPAAIIVLTDRSLSEAGPLMDVGAVVQSICLSALNHGLGTCIEDQGVMYPDVVRKFANISESKRIIISIAIGYPNWDFPANRVQSAREPVESITTWCGFE; encoded by the coding sequence ATGGACATTGTAGAGGCTATAAAAACACGAAAGAGTATACGAAACTTTAAACCTGACGCCGTACCGAAAGAGACACTAAGAGAGATCCTGGAAATTGCCAGACTTGCCCCGTCAGCAATGAATACACAGCCATGGGAGTTTATTGTACTTTCAGGAAATGTTCTTGAAAATATCAAACGAGGCAACGTGGAAAAACTCAATTCTGGAGCATCACCCCATCCGGAACATTCCGTTGTAGGATGGCCTTCTGATAGTGTTTACAGACATCGTCAGGTGGAACTTGCCAAGCAGCTCTTTAGCCTCATGGACATACCAAGAGAGGATAAGAAAAAGAGAGCAGAATGGATGGAAAGAGGGTTTCGTTACTTCGATGCACCGGCGGCTATCATTGTCTTGACGGATCGGTCTCTGTCTGAAGCAGGACCACTGATGGATGTGGGCGCTGTGGTGCAGAGCATCTGCCTTTCTGCCTTGAACCATGGTCTTGGTACCTGCATTGAGGACCAGGGTGTAATGTATCCCGATGTGGTGAGGAAGTTTGCCAATATCTCCGAGTCCAAACGGATTATAATATCTATTGCTATTGGTTATCCCAACTGGGATTTTCCCGCAAACAGGGTGCAGAGTGCCCGAGAGCCCGTGGAAAGCATCACTACATGGTGTGGCTTTGAGTAA
- a CDS encoding acyl-CoA carboxylase subunit beta, with amino-acid sequence MSDKKRSKNVEKLEELKKRRERILQMGDPKAIEKRHQKGQMSARERIEYFFDPGTFTEIGMHIKHRTTAFGMDKKEVPAEGVVTGFGKVRGRHVVVASEDYTAMAGSFGEYHGKKFARAMDFAKDNGWPFVGMNDSGGARLQEGVDSLESYGWLFRSQILASGIIPQIALLMGPCLGGQAYHPIMQDFLVQTKHTGFMGIAGPAFVKTQTGEEISLEELSGYKAHAIKSGQTHVVAEDDKDALDKAKELLSFMPSNNKEKPPRMETKDDPERKSPDLLDILPEEPYQPFDMFQIIKRIVDDGYFFETLGLHARNLITGFARFNGRPVGMVATQSSHMGGCLDVDASDKGTRFIRFCDLFNIPLVALHDSPGYLIGSQQDWKGILRHGAKMLYAWADATVPLIAVMVRKSFAGAHYGMLDKAIGADLVFAWPTAQVTLVGAKTAASIIFAREIKEAENPEEIRTKRIKEYSDLYENPYEAAARGFVDDVIMPEDTRKIINQALDALENKTVARPWRKYSNINM; translated from the coding sequence ATGAGTGACAAGAAGCGCAGTAAGAACGTGGAGAAATTAGAGGAACTTAAAAAGAGGCGTGAGCGCATCCTGCAGATGGGAGACCCCAAGGCAATAGAAAAGCGCCACCAAAAAGGACAGATGTCTGCAAGGGAAAGGATAGAATACTTTTTTGATCCTGGTACGTTCACTGAGATAGGAATGCACATTAAGCACAGAACGACTGCCTTTGGAATGGATAAAAAGGAGGTTCCTGCTGAGGGTGTTGTTACAGGTTTTGGTAAAGTAAGAGGCAGGCATGTTGTTGTTGCCAGTGAAGACTATACAGCTATGGCAGGCTCTTTCGGAGAGTATCATGGTAAAAAGTTTGCCCGTGCCATGGATTTTGCTAAAGACAATGGCTGGCCGTTTGTAGGCATGAACGACTCAGGGGGTGCACGTCTTCAGGAGGGAGTGGATTCTCTGGAAAGCTATGGTTGGCTGTTCAGGTCTCAAATACTGGCTTCGGGGATAATTCCTCAAATAGCCTTGCTAATGGGTCCCTGCCTGGGCGGACAGGCATACCATCCTATAATGCAGGATTTCCTTGTTCAAACAAAACATACAGGATTTATGGGTATTGCGGGTCCGGCATTTGTAAAGACACAGACCGGAGAAGAAATCAGTCTGGAGGAACTCTCGGGGTACAAGGCTCACGCCATAAAATCAGGGCAGACACACGTAGTAGCAGAGGACGACAAAGACGCCCTGGATAAAGCAAAGGAACTTCTTTCTTTTATGCCATCCAACAACAAAGAAAAACCGCCTCGTATGGAAACAAAAGATGATCCCGAAAGAAAATCACCAGATTTGCTTGACATACTGCCTGAAGAGCCATATCAACCTTTCGATATGTTTCAGATTATCAAAAGGATAGTGGATGACGGTTATTTCTTTGAGACACTGGGTCTCCACGCGAGAAACCTAATCACTGGTTTTGCCCGCTTTAATGGTCGTCCTGTAGGGATGGTTGCCACCCAGTCCAGTCACATGGGCGGGTGTCTGGATGTTGATGCTTCAGACAAAGGCACCAGGTTTATAAGATTTTGTGACCTGTTTAACATTCCCCTGGTTGCCCTTCACGACTCTCCCGGTTACTTAATAGGTTCCCAGCAGGATTGGAAAGGTATCCTGAGACATGGCGCCAAAATGCTCTATGCCTGGGCAGATGCTACTGTTCCATTAATTGCTGTCATGGTAAGGAAATCATTTGCCGGTGCCCACTACGGCATGCTGGATAAGGCTATAGGTGCCGATTTGGTATTTGCCTGGCCCACGGCACAGGTTACCCTCGTTGGTGCCAAAACTGCTGCCAGCATCATCTTTGCCAGAGAAATAAAGGAGGCAGAAAACCCAGAGGAGATACGTACAAAGAGAATAAAGGAGTATTCAGATCTTTATGAGAATCCCTATGAAGCTGCTGCCCGGGGTTTTGTTGATGATGTGATAATGCCCGAAGATACCAGGAAGATAATTAATCAAGCCTTAGACGCACTGGAAAATAAGACTGTAGCCCGACCATGGAGGAAATATTCCAATATTAATATGTAA